The following coding sequences lie in one Benincasa hispida cultivar B227 chromosome 6, ASM972705v1, whole genome shotgun sequence genomic window:
- the LOC120079448 gene encoding uncharacterized protein LOC120079448 isoform X1 has translation MASSVQSTLPAIRTVTISYSELQDRSVDLSMKIEEGFGPKGLGILSVTDVPGFPSLRQDLLRLSSRFGKLPEDAKKELEDPHSRYNFGWSHGKEKLESGKPDLLKGSFYANPILDTPTTDTSSIQRYPSYCGSNIWPSRELPELELAFKTLGKLILDVGLMLAYHCDQYAAKMMKVHEDEALEKTLLNSRCHKGRLLYYFPAQQSTCSEDSDNLSSWCGWHTDHGSLTGLTCAMFTRDGVEIPCPDNAAGLYIRTRADEIVKVEYRSLSLMVYYGENEIAYQIGETTEILSRGYLCATPHCVRAPKGKEAFNLERSTFALFMQPDWDQKLNFPEEVHIHREIIPTNCALTFGEYSEKLLDKYYHLKS, from the exons ATGGCCTCCTCGGTCCAGTCCACTCTTCCGGCCATCAGAACCGTCACCATATCGTACTCAGAGCTCCAA GATCGGAGTGTTGATTTGtcgatgaagattgaagaaggaTTTGGACCTAAGGGGCTGGGAATTCTATCAGTTACTGAT GTCCCTGGATTTCCTTCGTTGCGGCAGGATCTTCTACGTCTTTCATCGAG ATTTGGGAAGTTACCAGAAGATGCGAAGAAGGAGCTTGAAGACCCTCACAGTAG GTATAATTTTGGATGGAGTCATGGGAAAGAGAAACTTGAATCTGGGAAGCCTG ATCTGTTGAAGGGCTCATTCTATGCCAATCCAATATTGGATACCCCAACAACAGATACATCTTCAATTCAAAG GTATCCATCGTATTGTGGTTCAAATATTTGGCCTTCTAGGGAACTGCCAGAACTTGAATTAG CCTTTAAAACTCTGGGAAAGCTGATTCTTGATGTTGGTTTGATGTTGGCATATCATTGCGATCAGTATG CTGCTAAAATGATGAAAGTGCATGAGgatgaagcccttgaaaagacACTTCTTAATTCCCGGTGTCATAAAGGGCGCTTGCTTTATTATTTTCCAGCACAGCAGAG CACTTGTTCTGAAGATAGCGATAATCTATCCTCTTGGTGTGGATGGCATACAGATCATGGTTCACTAACAG GTCTGACCTGTGCAATGTTTACAAGAGATGGTGTGGAGATACCTTGCCCTGATAATGCTGCTGGCCTCTATATTAGGACAAGGGCTGATGAAATTGTTAAAGTGGAATATCGTTCTCTATCATTGATG GTGTATTATGGAGAAAATGAAATAGCATATCAAATTGGTGAAACTACAGAGATTCTGTCCAGAGGTTATCTGTGTGCAACACCACATTGTGTTCGG GCACCTAAAGGGAAGGAAGCTTTTAACCTAGAACGCTCCACATTTGCACTTTTCATGCAACCTGATTG GGATCAGAAACTCAATTTTCCCGAGGAGGTTCATATTCACCGAGAG aTAATTCCCACAAATTGCGCACTAACATTCGGAGAGTACTCCGAGAAACTGCTCGACAAATATTACCACCTGAAATCATAG
- the LOC120079448 gene encoding uncharacterized protein LOC120079448 isoform X3, whose translation MASSVQSTLPAIRTVTISYSELQDRSVDLSMKIEEGFGPKGLGILSVTDVPGFPSLRQDLLRLSSRFGKLPEDAKKELEDPHNLLKGSFYANPILDTPTTDTSSIQRYPSYCGSNIWPSRELPELELAFKTLGKLILDVGLMLAYHCDQYAAKMMKVHEDEALEKTLLNSRCHKGRLLYYFPAQQSTCSEDSDNLSSWCGWHTDHGSLTGLTCAMFTRDGVEIPCPDNAAGLYIRTRADEIVKVEYRSLSLMVYYGENEIAYQIGETTEILSRGYLCATPHCVRAPKGKEAFNLERSTFALFMQPDWDQKLNFPEEVHIHREIIPTNCALTFGEYSEKLLDKYYHLKS comes from the exons ATGGCCTCCTCGGTCCAGTCCACTCTTCCGGCCATCAGAACCGTCACCATATCGTACTCAGAGCTCCAA GATCGGAGTGTTGATTTGtcgatgaagattgaagaaggaTTTGGACCTAAGGGGCTGGGAATTCTATCAGTTACTGAT GTCCCTGGATTTCCTTCGTTGCGGCAGGATCTTCTACGTCTTTCATCGAG ATTTGGGAAGTTACCAGAAGATGCGAAGAAGGAGCTTGAAGACCCTCACA ATCTGTTGAAGGGCTCATTCTATGCCAATCCAATATTGGATACCCCAACAACAGATACATCTTCAATTCAAAG GTATCCATCGTATTGTGGTTCAAATATTTGGCCTTCTAGGGAACTGCCAGAACTTGAATTAG CCTTTAAAACTCTGGGAAAGCTGATTCTTGATGTTGGTTTGATGTTGGCATATCATTGCGATCAGTATG CTGCTAAAATGATGAAAGTGCATGAGgatgaagcccttgaaaagacACTTCTTAATTCCCGGTGTCATAAAGGGCGCTTGCTTTATTATTTTCCAGCACAGCAGAG CACTTGTTCTGAAGATAGCGATAATCTATCCTCTTGGTGTGGATGGCATACAGATCATGGTTCACTAACAG GTCTGACCTGTGCAATGTTTACAAGAGATGGTGTGGAGATACCTTGCCCTGATAATGCTGCTGGCCTCTATATTAGGACAAGGGCTGATGAAATTGTTAAAGTGGAATATCGTTCTCTATCATTGATG GTGTATTATGGAGAAAATGAAATAGCATATCAAATTGGTGAAACTACAGAGATTCTGTCCAGAGGTTATCTGTGTGCAACACCACATTGTGTTCGG GCACCTAAAGGGAAGGAAGCTTTTAACCTAGAACGCTCCACATTTGCACTTTTCATGCAACCTGATTG GGATCAGAAACTCAATTTTCCCGAGGAGGTTCATATTCACCGAGAG aTAATTCCCACAAATTGCGCACTAACATTCGGAGAGTACTCCGAGAAACTGCTCGACAAATATTACCACCTGAAATCATAG
- the LOC120079448 gene encoding uncharacterized protein LOC120079448 isoform X2 translates to MASSVQSTLPAIRTVTISYSELQDRSVDLSMKIEEGFGPKGLGILSVTDVPGFPSLRQDLLRLSSRFGKLPEDAKKELEDPHSRYNFGWSHGKEKLESGKPDLLKGSFYANPILDTPTTDTSSIQRYPSYCGSNIWPSRELPELELAFKTLGKLILDVGLMLAYHCDQYAAKMMKVHEDEALEKTLLNSRCHKGRLLYYFPAQQSTCSEDSDNLSSWCGWHTDHGSLTGLTCAMFTRDGVEIPCPDNAAGLYIRTRADEIVKVYYGENEIAYQIGETTEILSRGYLCATPHCVRAPKGKEAFNLERSTFALFMQPDWDQKLNFPEEVHIHREIIPTNCALTFGEYSEKLLDKYYHLKS, encoded by the exons ATGGCCTCCTCGGTCCAGTCCACTCTTCCGGCCATCAGAACCGTCACCATATCGTACTCAGAGCTCCAA GATCGGAGTGTTGATTTGtcgatgaagattgaagaaggaTTTGGACCTAAGGGGCTGGGAATTCTATCAGTTACTGAT GTCCCTGGATTTCCTTCGTTGCGGCAGGATCTTCTACGTCTTTCATCGAG ATTTGGGAAGTTACCAGAAGATGCGAAGAAGGAGCTTGAAGACCCTCACAGTAG GTATAATTTTGGATGGAGTCATGGGAAAGAGAAACTTGAATCTGGGAAGCCTG ATCTGTTGAAGGGCTCATTCTATGCCAATCCAATATTGGATACCCCAACAACAGATACATCTTCAATTCAAAG GTATCCATCGTATTGTGGTTCAAATATTTGGCCTTCTAGGGAACTGCCAGAACTTGAATTAG CCTTTAAAACTCTGGGAAAGCTGATTCTTGATGTTGGTTTGATGTTGGCATATCATTGCGATCAGTATG CTGCTAAAATGATGAAAGTGCATGAGgatgaagcccttgaaaagacACTTCTTAATTCCCGGTGTCATAAAGGGCGCTTGCTTTATTATTTTCCAGCACAGCAGAG CACTTGTTCTGAAGATAGCGATAATCTATCCTCTTGGTGTGGATGGCATACAGATCATGGTTCACTAACAG GTCTGACCTGTGCAATGTTTACAAGAGATGGTGTGGAGATACCTTGCCCTGATAATGCTGCTGGCCTCTATATTAGGACAAGGGCTGATGAAATTGTTAAA GTGTATTATGGAGAAAATGAAATAGCATATCAAATTGGTGAAACTACAGAGATTCTGTCCAGAGGTTATCTGTGTGCAACACCACATTGTGTTCGG GCACCTAAAGGGAAGGAAGCTTTTAACCTAGAACGCTCCACATTTGCACTTTTCATGCAACCTGATTG GGATCAGAAACTCAATTTTCCCGAGGAGGTTCATATTCACCGAGAG aTAATTCCCACAAATTGCGCACTAACATTCGGAGAGTACTCCGAGAAACTGCTCGACAAATATTACCACCTGAAATCATAG
- the LOC120079448 gene encoding uncharacterized protein LOC120079448 isoform X4 yields the protein MSLDFLRCGRIFYVFHRDLGSYQKMRRRSLKTLTVDLLKGSFYANPILDTPTTDTSSIQRYPSYCGSNIWPSRELPELELAFKTLGKLILDVGLMLAYHCDQYAAKMMKVHEDEALEKTLLNSRCHKGRLLYYFPAQQSTCSEDSDNLSSWCGWHTDHGSLTGLTCAMFTRDGVEIPCPDNAAGLYIRTRADEIVKVEYRSLSLMVYYGENEIAYQIGETTEILSRGYLCATPHCVRAPKGKEAFNLERSTFALFMQPDWDQKLNFPEEVHIHREIIPTNCALTFGEYSEKLLDKYYHLKS from the exons AT GTCCCTGGATTTCCTTCGTTGCGGCAGGATCTTCTACGTCTTTCATCGAG ATTTGGGAAGTTACCAGAAGATGCGAAGAAGGAGCTTGAAGACCCTCACAGTAG ATCTGTTGAAGGGCTCATTCTATGCCAATCCAATATTGGATACCCCAACAACAGATACATCTTCAATTCAAAG GTATCCATCGTATTGTGGTTCAAATATTTGGCCTTCTAGGGAACTGCCAGAACTTGAATTAG CCTTTAAAACTCTGGGAAAGCTGATTCTTGATGTTGGTTTGATGTTGGCATATCATTGCGATCAGTATG CTGCTAAAATGATGAAAGTGCATGAGgatgaagcccttgaaaagacACTTCTTAATTCCCGGTGTCATAAAGGGCGCTTGCTTTATTATTTTCCAGCACAGCAGAG CACTTGTTCTGAAGATAGCGATAATCTATCCTCTTGGTGTGGATGGCATACAGATCATGGTTCACTAACAG GTCTGACCTGTGCAATGTTTACAAGAGATGGTGTGGAGATACCTTGCCCTGATAATGCTGCTGGCCTCTATATTAGGACAAGGGCTGATGAAATTGTTAAAGTGGAATATCGTTCTCTATCATTGATG GTGTATTATGGAGAAAATGAAATAGCATATCAAATTGGTGAAACTACAGAGATTCTGTCCAGAGGTTATCTGTGTGCAACACCACATTGTGTTCGG GCACCTAAAGGGAAGGAAGCTTTTAACCTAGAACGCTCCACATTTGCACTTTTCATGCAACCTGATTG GGATCAGAAACTCAATTTTCCCGAGGAGGTTCATATTCACCGAGAG aTAATTCCCACAAATTGCGCACTAACATTCGGAGAGTACTCCGAGAAACTGCTCGACAAATATTACCACCTGAAATCATAG